The following proteins are encoded in a genomic region of Triticum dicoccoides isolate Atlit2015 ecotype Zavitan chromosome 1B, WEW_v2.0, whole genome shotgun sequence:
- the LOC119349225 gene encoding nucleosome assembly protein 1;2-like: MSDGKDTLDLSALGAAVPNAAELSAEDKANLVESIKNTLQGLAARHTDVLESLEPKVRKRVEALREIQSQHDEFEAKFFEERAALEAKYQKMYEPLYSKRHDVVNGVVEAEGVTKYDSGEAAEDQKEEVGVPDFWLNAMKNHEILAEEIQERDEEALKYLKDIKWYRITEPKGFKLEFHFNTNPFFKNEVLTKTYHMIDEDEPILEKAIGTEIEWCPGKSLTQKVLKKKPKKGSKNTKPITKIENCESFFNFFSPPQVPDDDEEIDEDTAEQLQNQMEQDYDIGSTIRDKIIPHAVSWFTGEAAQDEDFDGIMDDDEDDDEDDEEDEDDEEDDEEDEDDDDGDKKKGGRVPAGEGQGERPAECKQQ, from the exons ATGAGCGACGGCAAGGACACCCTCGACCTCTCCGCCCTCGGCGCCGCCGTCCCCAACGCCGCAG AGCTCAGCGCCGAGGACAAGGCCAACCTCGTGGAGTCGATTAAG AACACGCTGCAGGGATTGGCGGCCCGGCACACGGACGTGCTCGAGAGCCTGGAGCCCAAGGTCAGGAAGCGCGTCGAGGCGCTCAGGGAGATCCAG AGCCAACATGATGAATTTGAGGCAAAGTTTTTTGAGGAGAGAGCTGCACTTGAAGCTAAATATCAGAAGATGTATGAACCACTGTACTCAAAG CGTCATGATGTTGTCAATGGTGTGGTTGAGGCAGAAGGTGTAACCAAATACGATtcaggtgaagctgctgaagatcagaaAG AGGAGGTGGGTGTGCCAGATTTCTGGTTGAATGCAATGAAGAACCATGAAATCCTTGCTGAGGAG ATCCAAGAGAGGGATGAGGAAGCTCTCAAGTACCTCAAGGACATCAAGTGGTACAGAATTACTGAGCCAAAGGGTTTCAAGCTTGAGTTCCACTTCAATACCAATCCATTCTTCAAGAATGAAGTGCTTACGAAAACGTACCACATGATCGATGAAGATGAACCAATCCTTGAGAAGGCCATTGG TACTGAAATTGAATGGTGCCCTGGAAAGAGCTTGACACAAAAGGTGCTaaagaagaagccaaagaagggGTCAAAGAACACTAAACCTATCACGAAGATTGAAAATTGCGAGAGCTTCTTTAATTTCTTCAGTCCACCTCAagttcctgatgatgatgaggaaatTGATGAGGATACA GCTGAACAGTTGCAGAACCAAATGGAGCAAGATTATGATATTGG ATCTACCATCAGAGACAAGATTATTCCACATGCTGTTTCATGGTTCACTGGAGAGGCCGCTCAAGATGAGGACTTCGATGGCATcatggatgatgatgaagatgacgacgaagatgacgaggaggatgaagatgatgaggaggacgacgaggaagatgaagacgatgatgatggtgataagAAG AAGGGCGGGCGAGTTCCTGCAGGGGAAGGGCAGGGGGAGCG